The Monomorium pharaonis isolate MP-MQ-018 chromosome 5, ASM1337386v2, whole genome shotgun sequence genome includes a window with the following:
- the LOC118645770 gene encoding golgin subfamily A member 6-like protein 7: protein MADRGRSDSCTSVDSMRGSKRVARSPAGEDGEEWDRKLRDWKEEIVSSLKMVKLEMKEELKEIMEEQGRKLREEINALKKEINDFKEREYRWERERKELVVEQEELKRKIEKIEVGGDNAVGKKVKEIERRLEMKEREDRRKNLLIKGVEVKEGSRKEAVEKVFREIGAEVTVKGVRRIGEGNKKGREMIWVKLESEEQRKEVWSRKKTLKGREERILEDWTWKERRMRWRLEKIARVEEEKGNRVWLGYGRIRIGDYWWKWDEEEEVLRNEKGELRIEEGGEGNEWDVMFLSETWADTRGWEKIRDRVPKGYEWGVQKASRKNRKGRAMGGMVVGIRKELSDRESKIVEIGEGLVSAGIKIEKESWRIVGVYIKEEGREGAMQLLRQMMESKDGERR, encoded by the exons ATGGCGGATAGAGGCAGAAGCGACAGTTGCACTTCGGTTGATAGCATGAGAGGTAGCAAGAGAGTAGCTAGATCGCCGGCGGGAGAGGACGGAGAGGAATGGGATAGGAAATTAAGAGATTGGAAAGAGGAGATTGTTAGTAGCTTAAAGATGGTTAAATTAGAGATGAAGGAAGAACTGAAGGAGATTATGGAGGAGCAGGGTAGAAAGTTGAGAGAAGAGATAAATGcgttgaaaaaagaaattaatgatttCAAGGAAAGAGAATATAgatgggaaagagaaagaaaagagttaGTGGTGGAGCAGGAAGAgttaaagagaaagatagagaaaatagAAGTAGGAGGAGATAACGCAGTGGGAAAAAAGgtgaaagagatagagaggagGTTAGAGATGAAGGAAAGGGAGGACAGAAGGAAGAATCTATTAATTAAAGGTGTAGAGGTCAAGGAAGGGAGTAGGAAAGAGGCGGTGGAGAAGGTGTTCAGGGAGATAGGAGCAGAGGTGACTGTGAAGGGAGTTAGGAGAATAGGAGAGGGGAAcaaaaaagggagagagatgATATGGGTGAAGTTAGAGAGTGAAGAACAGAGGAAAGAAGTGTGGAGTAGGAAGAAGACGCTAAAAGGTAGGGAAGAAAGAATTTTGGAAGATTGGACTTGGAAGGAGAGGAGGATGAGAtggaggttagaaaaaatagcaAGAGTAGAAGAGGAAAAGGGAAATAGGGTATGGTTAGGATATGGAAGGATCAGGATAGGAGATTATTGGTGGAAGTGGGATGAAGAAGAGGAAGTCTTGAGGAATGAGAAAGGAGAGTTGAGGATAGAGGAAGGGGGGGAAGGGAAT GAATGGGatgtaatgtttttatcaGAGACATGGGCGGACACAAGGGGTTGGGAAAAGATAAGAGACAGGGTACCAAAGGGTTATGAGTGGGGAGTACAGAAGGCTagtagaaaaaatagaaaaggtaGAGCAATGGGGGGAATGGTGGTAGGAATAAGAAAAGAGTTAAGTGATAGAGAAAGTAAAATAGTTGAAATAGGAGAAGGGTTAGTGTCGGCGGGAATTAAGATTGAAAAGGAAAGTTGGAGGATTGTAGGGGTGTATATAAAGGAGGAAGGTAGGGAAGGAGCTATGCAGTTACTGAGACAGATGATGGAATCAAAGGATGGAGAGCGAAGGTGA